From Candidatus Sphingomonas colombiensis, one genomic window encodes:
- the rpiB gene encoding ribose 5-phosphate isomerase B: MRIAIASDHAAVELKAALAEWLRESGHDVLDLGTDGSASVDYPDYGYAIGAALADGRVDRGVALCGSGIGISIAANRNPACRCALVSEPLSASLARTHNDANAIAMGARLVGPEMAKACLEAFLSTEFAGGRHQHRVDKLSVSDGAGSAAQSKEPA, encoded by the coding sequence ATGCGCATCGCCATCGCGTCCGATCACGCCGCCGTCGAGTTGAAGGCCGCGCTTGCGGAATGGTTGCGGGAAAGCGGGCACGACGTGCTCGATCTCGGCACCGATGGCAGTGCGAGCGTCGATTATCCCGATTACGGCTATGCCATCGGCGCCGCGCTGGCGGACGGCCGCGTCGATCGCGGCGTGGCCCTGTGTGGATCGGGAATCGGCATCTCGATCGCGGCGAACCGCAATCCGGCATGCCGCTGCGCCCTGGTCAGCGAGCCGCTTTCCGCGAGCCTCGCGCGCACCCATAATGATGCGAACGCGATCGCGATGGGTGCGCGGCTGGTCGGGCCGGAAATGGCCAAGGCCTGCCTCGAAGCCTTTCTCTCGACCGAATTCGCCGGCGGCCGCCACCAGCACCGCGTCGACAAGCTTTCTGTTTCTGACGGCGCCGGGAGCGCCGCTCAATCGAAGGAGCCAGCATGA
- a CDS encoding acetyl-CoA acetyltransferase, which yields MAIDPARVAVIVGVGQVNDRPTDPMQGLDSLGLMVAALEAADRDAGGGWLADVESVAVIQQISFRQENPLAQKVADGIGSRASIVYESVGPNGDSPILLLNEAANRIARGDITVAAVTGGEALRTASQRAAIAAKTAVADQNPIRNLAKGRAPGYRQLHGLSAPIDVYPLYENAGRAAYGQTLAQGQRESGEIWSRFSQIAAATEAAWIHAPKTPDEVTEATADNRPIAFPYTKLMVANSSVNQGAGFIVTSLAEARRRGVPEARIIYVGRGAAAHEADDFMARDRYDKSPSMEVCLRRTLEWNAVSADDLDFAELYSCFPCVPKMARRVIGWPVEKPATVFGGLTFGGGPIGNYMSHAVAEMVDALRDGGGGKGLLFANGGFATHNHAIVLGTAPLPGAGEAHDFDCQAEADAARGSVPELIKDYAGPAEIETYTVFYARDGQPKSGVVVARLPDGNRTLAHVPGEDAATIAFLTDGAVEPVGTNGAVIASGDLMAWRRA from the coding sequence GTGGCGATCGATCCCGCACGCGTCGCGGTGATCGTCGGCGTCGGGCAGGTCAATGACCGCCCGACGGACCCGATGCAGGGGCTCGATTCGCTCGGCCTGATGGTCGCCGCGCTGGAGGCGGCGGATCGTGATGCGGGCGGCGGTTGGCTGGCCGATGTTGAATCGGTCGCCGTGATTCAGCAGATCAGTTTCCGCCAGGAGAATCCGCTGGCGCAGAAAGTCGCCGACGGGATCGGATCACGCGCAAGCATCGTCTATGAATCGGTAGGGCCCAATGGCGACAGCCCGATTCTGTTGTTGAACGAGGCGGCCAATCGCATCGCGCGCGGCGACATCACGGTCGCGGCGGTTACCGGTGGGGAGGCGTTGCGCACCGCGAGCCAGCGCGCCGCGATTGCGGCAAAAACGGCGGTGGCGGATCAGAACCCGATCCGCAATCTCGCGAAAGGCCGCGCGCCCGGTTATCGCCAGCTCCACGGCCTGTCCGCGCCGATCGACGTCTATCCGCTTTATGAAAATGCCGGTCGCGCCGCTTACGGGCAGACGCTGGCGCAGGGGCAGCGCGAATCGGGGGAAATCTGGTCGCGCTTCAGCCAGATCGCGGCCGCCACGGAAGCCGCGTGGATTCACGCCCCGAAGACCCCGGACGAGGTGACCGAGGCGACCGCCGACAACCGCCCGATCGCTTTTCCCTACACCAAGCTGATGGTGGCCAATTCCAGCGTCAATCAGGGCGCGGGGTTCATCGTCACCAGCCTTGCCGAAGCGCGGCGGCGCGGGGTGCCGGAGGCGCGGATCATCTATGTCGGGCGTGGCGCGGCGGCGCATGAGGCCGACGATTTCATGGCGCGCGACCGATACGATAAGTCGCCGAGCATGGAAGTGTGCCTCCGGCGTACACTCGAATGGAATGCGGTGAGCGCGGACGATCTCGATTTCGCCGAACTCTATTCGTGTTTCCCATGCGTGCCGAAAATGGCGCGTCGCGTGATCGGCTGGCCGGTGGAGAAGCCCGCGACGGTGTTCGGCGGCCTGACCTTCGGCGGCGGTCCGATCGGCAATTACATGAGCCATGCTGTCGCGGAGATGGTCGATGCGCTCCGTGACGGTGGGGGCGGTAAAGGCCTGCTGTTCGCCAACGGCGGCTTTGCCACGCACAATCACGCGATCGTACTGGGCACGGCCCCATTGCCCGGCGCGGGCGAGGCGCATGATTTCGATTGTCAGGCCGAGGCGGACGCAGCGCGCGGATCCGTACCGGAATTGATCAAGGATTATGCCGGGCCTGCCGAGATCGAAACCTATACCGTCTTCTACGCGCGCGACGGGCAGCCGAAATCGGGCGTCGTGGTGGCGCGCCTGCCCGACGGTAATCGCACGCTGGCGCATGTGCCGGGCGAGGATGCGGCGACGATCGCCTTTCTCACCGACGGCGCGGTCGAACCGGTAGGCACGAACGGCGCGGTGATTGCGTCAGGCGATCTGATGGCCTGGCGGCGCGCGTGA
- a CDS encoding crotonase/enoyl-CoA hydratase family protein: MSALGNDAVVVETRGNVMLITINRPEARNAVNAHVHEGVGDALAAADGDPEIRCVIVTGAGDKSFCAGADLVALSRGESLVPADKAKQSWGFGGIVSHAISKPVIACVNGTALGGGLEITLSCDLAVAVDSAQFGLPEPKRGLFAAAGGVFRLPEQLPKKIAMEMILTGEPITAQRALELGLINAVAPREALLDTAFALAERIAVNAPLSVQASKRMAQGIVDGKVAREEAAWTQNRKETMVVFTSEDSREGPKAFAEKRAPVWKAR, from the coding sequence ATGAGTGCTCTTGGTAATGACGCGGTAGTGGTCGAAACGCGCGGCAATGTGATGCTGATCACGATCAACCGGCCGGAGGCGCGCAACGCGGTCAATGCGCACGTCCACGAAGGCGTTGGCGATGCGCTGGCGGCGGCGGATGGCGATCCCGAAATCCGCTGCGTGATCGTCACCGGGGCGGGCGACAAATCCTTCTGCGCCGGTGCCGATCTGGTCGCGCTGTCACGCGGCGAGAGCCTGGTCCCTGCCGACAAGGCGAAGCAGTCATGGGGTTTCGGCGGGATCGTCAGCCACGCGATTTCCAAGCCGGTGATCGCCTGCGTCAATGGCACCGCGCTCGGTGGCGGGCTGGAGATCACGCTGTCGTGCGATCTCGCGGTGGCGGTGGATAGCGCGCAATTCGGCCTGCCGGAACCGAAGCGCGGGCTGTTCGCGGCGGCCGGCGGCGTGTTCCGCCTGCCCGAACAATTGCCGAAGAAGATCGCGATGGAGATGATCCTGACCGGCGAGCCGATCACCGCGCAGCGCGCGCTGGAGCTTGGTCTGATCAACGCCGTCGCCCCGCGCGAGGCGCTGCTCGACACCGCTTTCGCGCTGGCCGAGCGGATCGCGGTCAACGCGCCGCTTTCGGTGCAGGCATCGAAGCGGATGGCGCAGGGCATCGTCGACGGCAAGGTGGCGCGTGAGGAAGCCGCCTGGACGCAGAATCGCAAGGAGACGATGGTGGTCTTCACCAGCGAGGATTCGCGCGAAGGGCCCAAAGCGTTCGCCGAGAAGCGCGCGCCCGTCTGGAAGGCGCGCTGA
- a CDS encoding CoA transferase, translating into MTALDLPLIGIRVLDAVPGPLGAIGRFLGELGAEVIRVEPTGGGADRVAGDMVAGIGLDFIAANLGKRAATIDLPRDAARFMELAQAADILLEARLPGLDVDAVRAANPALVVVSISDFGEQGPWKDWRASDAVLHALTGGLSRSGLPGRPPLLPPGELTFQTAAPQIAYLALAAFIGRLRTGQGDWLDVALLEAAMQALDPGFGLSGSAQSGVPMWKMPRGRSDERHRYPIFRCADGFVRLCVLAPRQWRGMFKWMGEPAEFAGPEWEKLMVRYRSAALLDAFTCFLAPKTRAEIESGAEAHGVPAAGLLDVDEAIATPQMIARNAFAPVEIASGVSLPFPNGAVEIDGVRAGIRGPAPAPGGDASFADARPVFDAPPGTVPLDGIRVLDMGVIVVGGETGRLLGDLGAEVIKVENGAFPDGQRQSRDDAAVSLTFAAGHRNKRGLAIDLRSPRGKALFLDLVRRADVLCSNFKPGTLAALGFDQATLMATNPRLVMVDSSAFGPTGPWSGRLGYGPLVRSSAGLTRQWVYPGEPESFSDAITVYPDHVAARIGTCAVLALLIRRMRTGRGGSASLSQAEVMLGQKGAEIAALAAGPALERGAATENWLLACAGDDEWCVVTIRDDADRAALGAVAGGAGRAAAERWAAAHAPGEAMALLQAAGIPAGAMVRVIDMPESPQYQALGTFRAARHPLIATPFMV; encoded by the coding sequence GTGACGGCACTCGACCTGCCACTTATCGGAATACGCGTGCTGGATGCGGTGCCCGGCCCGTTGGGGGCGATCGGGCGCTTCCTCGGCGAGCTTGGCGCGGAGGTGATCCGGGTCGAGCCGACCGGTGGCGGCGCGGATCGCGTCGCGGGCGATATGGTGGCGGGGATCGGGCTCGATTTCATCGCGGCCAATCTCGGTAAGCGCGCCGCGACGATCGATCTGCCGCGCGACGCGGCGCGGTTCATGGAACTGGCGCAGGCGGCGGACATATTGCTCGAGGCGCGGTTGCCGGGGCTGGACGTAGATGCGGTGCGCGCCGCCAATCCGGCGCTGGTGGTGGTGTCGATCAGCGATTTCGGCGAGCAGGGCCCGTGGAAGGACTGGCGCGCGAGCGACGCGGTGCTTCACGCACTGACCGGTGGTCTGTCGCGATCGGGGTTGCCGGGGAGGCCGCCGCTGCTACCGCCCGGCGAACTGACCTTTCAGACCGCCGCGCCGCAGATCGCCTATCTCGCGCTCGCCGCGTTCATCGGGCGGCTGCGCACCGGGCAAGGCGACTGGCTCGACGTCGCGCTGCTCGAAGCGGCGATGCAGGCGCTTGATCCCGGCTTTGGCCTGTCGGGCAGCGCGCAATCGGGCGTGCCCATGTGGAAGATGCCGCGCGGGCGGAGCGACGAGCGCCATCGCTATCCGATCTTCCGCTGCGCCGATGGCTTCGTCCGGCTCTGCGTGCTCGCTCCACGGCAATGGCGCGGCATGTTCAAATGGATGGGCGAGCCGGCCGAATTTGCCGGGCCGGAGTGGGAAAAGCTGATGGTGCGCTATCGCTCGGCGGCGCTGCTCGATGCCTTCACCTGCTTCCTCGCGCCGAAGACACGAGCGGAGATCGAATCCGGGGCGGAGGCGCATGGCGTGCCCGCCGCCGGGTTGCTCGATGTCGATGAGGCGATTGCCACGCCGCAGATGATCGCGCGCAACGCGTTCGCGCCGGTCGAGATCGCGTCGGGCGTGAGTCTGCCGTTTCCCAACGGCGCGGTGGAGATTGATGGCGTTCGTGCCGGCATTCGTGGCCCCGCGCCCGCGCCGGGCGGCGATGCAAGCTTCGCGGATGCACGGCCGGTGTTCGATGCGCCGCCGGGCACCGTGCCGCTCGATGGCATCCGCGTGCTCGACATGGGGGTGATCGTCGTCGGCGGCGAAACGGGGCGGCTGCTTGGCGATCTCGGCGCGGAAGTGATCAAGGTGGAGAATGGCGCCTTCCCGGATGGCCAGCGCCAGTCCCGCGACGATGCCGCTGTTTCGCTGACCTTCGCGGCGGGGCATCGCAATAAACGCGGGCTGGCGATCGATCTGCGGTCGCCACGTGGCAAGGCGCTGTTCCTCGATCTGGTGCGGCGGGCCGATGTGCTCTGCTCGAACTTCAAGCCGGGTACGCTCGCCGCGCTCGGCTTCGATCAGGCGACGCTGATGGCGACGAACCCGCGACTGGTGATGGTCGACAGTTCCGCATTCGGGCCGACGGGGCCGTGGTCGGGCCGCCTCGGCTATGGTCCGCTGGTGCGGTCTTCGGCGGGGCTGACGCGGCAATGGGTTTATCCCGGTGAGCCGGAAAGTTTTTCCGATGCGATCACCGTTTATCCCGATCATGTCGCGGCGCGGATCGGGACGTGCGCGGTGCTGGCGCTGCTGATCCGGCGGATGCGCACCGGGCGCGGCGGTAGCGCGAGCCTGAGCCAGGCGGAGGTGATGCTGGGGCAGAAAGGCGCGGAAATCGCGGCGCTCGCGGCGGGCCCGGCGCTGGAGCGCGGCGCGGCGACGGAGAACTGGCTGCTCGCCTGCGCCGGCGACGACGAATGGTGCGTGGTGACGATCCGCGACGATGCCGATCGCGCGGCGCTAGGGGCGGTTGCCGGCGGCGCGGGCCGTGCGGCGGCGGAGCGATGGGCGGCGGCGCACGCGCCCGGCGAGGCGATGGCATTGTTGCAGGCGGCGGGCATTCCGGCGGGGGCGATGGTGCGCGTGATCGATATGCCGGAAAGCCCGCAATATCAGGCGCTCGGCACGTTTCGCGCGGCGCGGCACCCGCTAATCGCCACACCTTTCATGGTCTAG
- a CDS encoding phosphotransferase family protein, whose protein sequence is MIGAAIEAYLTRIWNTPVVIRDLARIPGGASRETYRFDAFVDGERRRLILRREPEAGLIDTESETEFRAYQSAAGVVPVPGAIVLEPGGAELERPFFLMERIDDGLVASPFDRAGFGDHAEALGEQFFGALGRLAAHDPAGSPLAGHVEMPAPDQCWRIALDYWEGVIEADAFAPQPIARAAIRRLRASPPPPAQRLSIVHGDYRSGNMMHDGAGRMLAMFDWEMAHLGDPLEDLGWALNPIWDHFQPGRACGMTSNERALAIWRSASGLTVDPAALDWWLLFNAVKGAAIWISAFREFVDGGRTDPILGLSGWYVGRRQDAVIAAMLAGRATAPEPPGAVQSELGHIMTGAGMIASGAGQAAGATDAFGGAMLAGTGLMALLAAQETEKAAAWRIADIAEMRALLNDVATGDGEMTLPALDARWAGLAGALIAEHDRVAATGGDERAFSDFYLRSAARRELAWPA, encoded by the coding sequence ATGATCGGCGCGGCGATAGAAGCCTATCTGACCCGCATCTGGAATACCCCCGTGGTGATCCGCGATCTCGCGCGCATCCCCGGCGGGGCGAGCCGCGAGACCTATCGCTTCGACGCCTTCGTCGATGGCGAGCGGCGGCGGCTGATCCTGCGGCGTGAGCCCGAGGCCGGGCTGATCGACACCGAAAGCGAAACGGAGTTCCGTGCCTATCAGAGCGCGGCCGGGGTCGTCCCGGTTCCCGGCGCGATCGTGCTGGAACCGGGCGGGGCTGAACTGGAACGCCCGTTCTTCCTGATGGAGCGGATCGACGATGGGCTGGTCGCGAGCCCATTCGATCGCGCGGGCTTTGGCGACCATGCAGAGGCACTGGGCGAGCAATTCTTCGGCGCGCTCGGCCGGCTCGCGGCGCATGATCCGGCCGGCTCGCCGCTTGCCGGCCATGTAGAGATGCCCGCGCCCGATCAATGCTGGCGCATCGCGCTCGATTATTGGGAAGGCGTTATCGAGGCGGACGCCTTCGCGCCGCAACCGATCGCGCGCGCGGCGATCCGGCGGCTGCGCGCCAGCCCGCCGCCGCCGGCGCAGCGCCTGTCGATCGTTCACGGCGATTATCGTTCGGGCAATATGATGCACGACGGCGCGGGCCGGATGCTCGCGATGTTCGATTGGGAGATGGCGCACCTCGGCGATCCGCTGGAAGATCTCGGCTGGGCGCTTAACCCGATCTGGGATCATTTCCAGCCGGGCCGTGCGTGCGGCATGACGTCAAATGAGCGCGCGCTGGCGATCTGGCGTAGCGCGAGCGGGCTGACCGTCGATCCGGCCGCGCTCGATTGGTGGCTGTTGTTCAACGCGGTGAAGGGCGCCGCGATCTGGATTTCCGCCTTTCGCGAATTCGTCGATGGCGGGCGGACCGATCCGATCCTCGGGCTGTCGGGCTGGTATGTCGGGCGGCGACAGGACGCGGTGATCGCGGCGATGCTGGCGGGCCGCGCCACCGCGCCGGAGCCGCCGGGCGCGGTGCAGAGCGAACTGGGCCATATCATGACGGGCGCGGGCATGATCGCGAGCGGCGCGGGGCAGGCTGCGGGTGCGACCGATGCCTTCGGCGGGGCGATGCTCGCCGGCACCGGGCTGATGGCGCTGCTCGCCGCGCAGGAAACCGAAAAGGCAGCCGCGTGGCGGATCGCCGATATCGCTGAGATGCGTGCGCTACTCAACGATGTCGCTACCGGAGACGGGGAAATGACGCTGCCGGCGCTTGACGCGCGCTGGGCGGGGCTCGCCGGGGCGCTGATTGCGGAGCATGATCGCGTCGCGGCAACGGGCGGCGACGAACGCGCCTTCAGCGATTTCTATCTGCGCAGTGCGGCCCGCCGCGAATTGGCGTGGCCGGCGTGA
- a CDS encoding amidohydrolase family protein: MAEAAWDLVIRGGTIVDGSGGEPFEADVAVVDGVIAAIGRVAGRGREEIDARGKIVTPGFVDVHTHYDGQATWDERLQPSSWHGVTTVVQGNCGVGFAPCRPEDRDRLVYLMEGVEDLPYPVLTAGLPWNWRSFPEYLDALGQRRFDLDVATQLPHAAVRVNVMRERGVAREPATADDIAQMAAIAREAVEAGALGFSTSRTLNHRTKAGEPTPTLTAEEDELTGIAMGLAAANGGRGAGVLQLVSDFHPDAAAEFAMFRRIVEKSGRPLSFSLAQSHQAPDSYRMILDALGQAVDAGLPMKAQVSARAVGVLFGLDLTVNPFSGHDTYREIAASPVAAQVERLRDPAFRARLFAETPNPRGPFATANLTAWAGMYPLGSESPDYEPTQDRTIAAIAAAQGRDPQAVALDHLLSNEGRGILYLPFLSYGYGSLDASHEMMLHRDTVPGLSDGGAHVGMICDGSFPTSLLTHWTRDRTRGPKLSLPFVVKQQAADTAALVGLGDRGMILPGLRADLNVIDYDNLTLLAPEVIHDLPAGGRRLMQRTRGYVATIVAGQITYRDGEPTGALPGRLVRGARGAPSARRMAA; encoded by the coding sequence ATGGCCGAGGCAGCCTGGGATCTGGTGATTCGCGGCGGGACGATCGTCGATGGATCGGGCGGCGAGCCGTTCGAGGCGGATGTCGCGGTGGTCGATGGTGTGATCGCGGCGATCGGCAGGGTCGCCGGGCGTGGGCGCGAGGAGATCGATGCGCGCGGGAAGATCGTCACCCCCGGCTTTGTCGATGTTCACACTCATTATGACGGGCAGGCGACATGGGACGAACGGCTCCAGCCCTCGTCGTGGCACGGCGTCACTACGGTCGTTCAGGGCAATTGCGGGGTAGGCTTCGCGCCCTGCCGCCCCGAGGACCGCGACCGGCTAGTCTATCTGATGGAGGGGGTGGAGGATCTGCCCTATCCGGTGCTTACCGCCGGGCTGCCGTGGAACTGGCGGAGCTTCCCTGAATATCTCGACGCGTTGGGGCAGCGCCGCTTCGATCTCGACGTCGCGACGCAGCTGCCGCATGCGGCCGTGCGCGTGAACGTGATGCGCGAGCGTGGCGTGGCGCGCGAGCCGGCGACGGCGGACGATATCGCGCAAATGGCCGCGATCGCGCGTGAAGCGGTGGAGGCGGGCGCGCTCGGCTTCTCGACCAGCCGCACGCTGAACCATCGGACCAAGGCCGGCGAGCCGACCCCGACGCTGACGGCGGAAGAAGACGAACTGACCGGCATCGCCATGGGTCTCGCCGCCGCCAATGGCGGGCGCGGAGCGGGCGTGTTGCAACTCGTCAGCGATTTTCACCCTGATGCGGCGGCGGAGTTCGCGATGTTTCGCCGCATCGTCGAGAAATCGGGCCGTCCGTTGAGCTTCAGCCTCGCACAGAGCCATCAGGCGCCCGATTCCTATCGCATGATCCTCGATGCACTGGGGCAAGCGGTCGACGCCGGGTTGCCGATGAAAGCCCAGGTCAGTGCGCGTGCGGTGGGGGTTTTGTTCGGGCTTGATCTGACGGTTAATCCGTTCAGCGGCCACGATACCTATCGCGAAATCGCGGCATCGCCTGTCGCGGCGCAGGTCGAGCGGCTCCGCGATCCCGCGTTCCGCGCACGGCTGTTCGCGGAGACACCGAATCCGCGCGGGCCCTTTGCCACCGCCAACCTCACAGCATGGGCCGGCATGTATCCGCTCGGCTCGGAAAGCCCGGATTACGAGCCGACGCAGGACCGCACGATCGCGGCGATTGCCGCTGCACAGGGGCGCGATCCGCAGGCGGTTGCGCTCGATCACCTGCTGTCGAACGAGGGGCGCGGAATCCTGTATCTGCCGTTCCTGAGCTATGGTTATGGCTCGCTCGATGCGTCGCACGAGATGATGCTCCACCGCGATACCGTGCCCGGCCTGTCCGATGGCGGCGCGCACGTCGGGATGATCTGCGACGGCAGCTTCCCCACCTCGTTGCTGACCCATTGGACGCGTGATCGCACGCGCGGGCCGAAGCTGTCGCTGCCGTTCGTGGTCAAGCAGCAGGCGGCCGATACCGCCGCTTTGGTGGGGCTTGGTGACCGGGGCATGATCCTGCCGGGGCTGCGCGCCGATCTCAATGTGATCGATTATGACAATCTCACCCTGCTCGCGCCGGAGGTGATCCACGATCTGCCGGCGGGCGGGCGGCGCCTGATGCAGCGCACGCGCGGCTATGTCGCCACGATCGTCGCCGGGCAGATCACCTATCGCGACGGCGAGCCGACCGGCGCTTTGCCGGGCCGATTGGTCCGTGGTGCGCGTGGCGCTCCATCGGCGAGGCGTATGGCGGCATAA
- a CDS encoding NAD(P)H-dependent oxidoreductase, which translates to MTTEAKAVSGDDRPLVVGIGGTTGGVSSTERALRIALDAACEAGFQTRMFGGEAMAKLPLYDPRAPERTPEEREFVETVRQASAVIIASPGYHGSISGLVKNALDLLEETARDENRPYLADMPVGLIATAYGWQATGSTIAALRSIVHALRGWPTPFAAAINSQITKFDDAGGASDPAVVEQLRLIGRQVARFAPLTQG; encoded by the coding sequence ATGACGACTGAAGCGAAAGCGGTAAGCGGCGATGATCGGCCGCTCGTGGTGGGGATTGGCGGCACGACCGGCGGCGTGTCTTCGACCGAGCGCGCATTGCGCATCGCGCTGGATGCGGCATGCGAGGCGGGTTTCCAGACGCGGATGTTCGGTGGCGAGGCTATGGCCAAGCTGCCCCTTTATGATCCGCGTGCGCCGGAACGCACCCCGGAAGAACGCGAATTTGTCGAGACCGTGCGGCAGGCGTCTGCGGTGATCATTGCCAGCCCGGGCTATCACGGCAGCATCTCCGGCCTCGTCAAGAATGCGCTCGATCTGCTTGAGGAAACCGCGCGTGATGAGAATCGTCCCTATCTCGCGGACATGCCGGTCGGGCTGATCGCCACCGCTTATGGCTGGCAGGCGACCGGATCGACCATCGCGGCACTGCGCTCGATCGTTCACGCGTTGCGCGGCTGGCCGACGCCCTTCGCCGCCGCGATCAACAGCCAGATCACCAAGTTCGATGACGCTGGCGGTGCGAGCGACCCGGCGGTGGTGGAGCAACTGCGGCTGATCGGCCGACAGGTGGCGCGCTTCGCACCGCTGACGCAGGGCTGA
- a CDS encoding transglycosylase domain-containing protein gives MADRQNDDMHPDPHDTGRLRYNHAPAEARAPLPAFDAWHEEGAELSPEFPLHPPTRRARHIWRWTVRGMAGFIVLLVIAIAWLAVTAPLSRSLKPPTPPSITLTAADGTPIARRGAIIGAPVDAAKLPPHVREAFIAIEDRRFYSHWGIDPRGIARAAWANVGHGGVRQGGSTITQQLAKNAFLDSDRTAGRKLREMLIAFWLEAWLTKDEILSRYLSNVYFGDNVYGLTAAAKHYFGRAPDKLNVGQAAMLAGLVKAPSRLAPTGNLDGAQAREMVVIGAMVDAGFLTKAEGDDVQPQRVLAKEPAQLPNGTYFADWVLPEARDQAGEIRNEAVVRTTLDRDLQRTAERVIRQAGLRQAQAALVAMTRNGEVVAMVGGRDYAKSPFNRATQARRQPGSTFKLFVYLAAMRAGMTPETIVDDSPVEIAGWKPKNDSGDYLGKIPLRRAFQRSSNVVAARVTEEVGVKNVIRAARDLGISTPIANEATISLGTSEVSLLELTAAFAGVADGRYPVQPRGLKDNSDKPWYAALTGGQKTMPSGIHDEMLELLAASMRGTGRAAALSVPAYGKTGTSQSGRDAWFIGFAGDLVVGVWVGNDDNTPNPGLHGGGVPAQIWRNFMVSALDLKPVVKAPEPEEIDPEAVIDDVADNVLAPVAGQLQGQLQDQLHGMGINMKVGQDGSVSIDRAPSAPPPPPRREERAPPPEGPSPRE, from the coding sequence ATGGCCGACCGCCAAAACGACGATATGCATCCCGATCCCCACGATACCGGCCGCTTGCGCTACAACCACGCTCCCGCGGAGGCGCGCGCGCCGCTGCCCGCATTCGACGCATGGCACGAAGAGGGCGCCGAGCTATCGCCGGAATTTCCCCTCCACCCGCCGACCCGTCGCGCCCGGCATATCTGGCGCTGGACGGTACGTGGCATGGCGGGGTTCATCGTCCTGCTCGTGATCGCGATCGCCTGGCTTGCGGTTACCGCGCCCTTGTCGCGCTCATTGAAGCCGCCAACCCCGCCGTCGATCACGCTTACCGCAGCGGATGGCACGCCGATCGCCCGGCGCGGCGCGATCATCGGCGCGCCGGTCGATGCGGCGAAGCTGCCGCCGCATGTGCGCGAGGCGTTCATCGCCATCGAGGATCGGCGTTTTTATTCGCATTGGGGAATCGATCCGCGCGGCATCGCGCGCGCTGCCTGGGCCAATGTCGGCCATGGCGGGGTGCGCCAGGGCGGCAGCACGATCACGCAACAGCTAGCCAAGAACGCCTTCCTCGATTCGGATCGCACCGCCGGTCGCAAGTTGCGCGAGATGCTGATCGCCTTCTGGCTGGAGGCGTGGCTGACGAAGGATGAAATCCTCTCGCGCTATCTGTCGAACGTCTATTTCGGCGACAATGTTTATGGGCTGACGGCGGCGGCGAAACACTATTTCGGGCGTGCGCCGGACAAGCTCAACGTCGGTCAGGCGGCGATGCTTGCCGGGCTGGTCAAGGCGCCGTCGCGGCTTGCGCCGACCGGCAATCTCGATGGCGCGCAGGCGCGGGAGATGGTGGTAATCGGCGCGATGGTCGATGCGGGCTTTCTCACCAAGGCGGAAGGCGACGACGTTCAGCCGCAGCGCGTGCTCGCGAAAGAGCCGGCGCAGCTCCCCAACGGCACCTATTTCGCGGATTGGGTGCTGCCCGAGGCGCGCGATCAGGCGGGTGAGATTCGTAACGAGGCGGTGGTTCGCACAACCCTCGATCGCGATCTCCAGCGCACCGCCGAGCGCGTGATCCGGCAGGCCGGGCTGCGGCAGGCGCAGGCCGCGCTGGTGGCGATGACACGCAATGGCGAGGTCGTCGCGATGGTCGGCGGCCGCGATTATGCGAAAAGCCCGTTCAACCGCGCGACACAGGCACGCCGCCAGCCCGGCTCGACCTTCAAGCTGTTCGTCTATCTCGCCGCGATGCGCGCCGGGATGACGCCGGAGACGATCGTTGACGATTCGCCGGTCGAGATCGCCGGATGGAAGCCGAAGAACGACAGCGGTGATTATCTCGGCAAGATTCCGCTGCGCCGCGCCTTTCAGCGATCGTCGAATGTCGTGGCGGCACGCGTGACGGAGGAGGTGGGCGTCAAGAACGTGATCCGCGCCGCGCGCGATCTCGGCATCTCCACCCCGATCGCGAACGAGGCGACGATCTCGCTCGGCACCTCGGAAGTATCGCTGCTCGAACTCACCGCCGCCTTCGCCGGTGTCGCCGACGGGCGCTATCCGGTGCAGCCGCGCGGGCTCAAGGATAATAGCGACAAGCCGTGGTATGCCGCGCTGACCGGCGGCCAGAAGACGATGCCGTCTGGCATTCATGACGAAATGCTGGAACTGCTCGCCGCCTCGATGCGCGGCACCGGGCGCGCGGCTGCACTGTCGGTTCCCGCATATGGCAAGACCGGCACGTCGCAAAGCGGGCGGGACGCGTGGTTCATCGGCTTCGCCGGCGATCTGGTCGTCGGCGTGTGGGTCGGCAATGACGATAATACGCCCAATCCGGGGTTGCACGGCGGTGGCGTCCCCGCGCAGATTTGGCGCAACTTCATGGTTTCCGCGCTCGATCTGAAGCCGGTGGTGAAGGCACCCGAGCCGGAGGAAATCGATCCCGAGGCGGTGATCGACGACGTGGCCGACAATGTGCTCGCGCCGGTTGCCGGGCAGCTTCAGGGGCAGTTGCAAGACCAGTTGCACGGCATGGGGATCAATATGAAAGTCGGGCAGGACGGATCGGTCTCGATCGATCGCGCGCCATCCGCACCACCGCCGCCGCCGCGCCGCGAGGAGCGCGCACCACCGCCTGAGGGCCCCTCACCGCGTGAGTGA